The DNA window TCTCATACGCGGAACGAATAGTCGCGATAAGCCGAGAGCAGATGCTCCGAACCGTCCCCGCCGGTTTCTCAATGGCTTGGGCTATCTCGGACGAAGTATACCCGTCTGAATAGAGCTGCAGTATATACCGATGGTCGATGGGGAGCGCATTGATGACCGCCTGTGCCGCCTGAAGGCCGGGATTATCGGCATACGATGACGGCGGAAGGTCGGAACTCCCGGTGTTATTGTCCGCAAGCATATCGATGCGGAGTATGTCGCTGCCGGAAGTGACCGGCTCGTCAAGCGATACGGTCGCCACTGCTTCCTCCGCCGCGGCAAGCCGCCGCAGATAGTCGTTGCGGGTATTGATGGCTATTACATATATCCAAAGCTTAAGGCTCCCGCGAGCGGGATCATATCGCTCTATCGCGCCTATGACCTTGGCCAGAACGTCACAGGACAATTCTTCGGCGTCGGACGTATCGTTCACCCATTGCCCGAAGAGATGGCGGATATAGCCGAAATACTTTTCCTGGAAGAGGCGATAGCAGCGCATATTATTCTGGCGTATCCCGGAGATGAGGATGATGTCGTCAGCCGGCACGGCCGGTATTGTGTTCGGGGTTCCCATATATCGATCCGTATAATTATCAGAAAATTATTGATCACAGTACGGCTCACAAATGACGAGGCGGGGCGGGAAGACGCGGTTGTAATTGACAGGAATTCGGCGGGTGGTATACTGGCATGTATGGGCGGTAAAAATGCAAAGTACTATCCCTTCAGGAAAAGAGAACATGAATTTAAATATCAGATTCTATATTAAAAAATATTGAAATAATATTTTTATTTATATAGTATGTTAATCAGAAAAGCCAATGGATTTTTCATAATTTTTTATAAGGATATGATTAATATGAGTAAAGTTGAGATTTAGAGTTTCTATGTTTTTAGAGAGGTTTGCTTTAAAATATAAGGAGGAGGCTTATTATGGTAATAGAAAATGTTAAATCATTTGAAGGCCAACATTGTGAAACGACAGCTACAGGAACTTTATTATATCAGCTTAATATTGAATTTTCAGAACCTATGCTTTTTGGTTTAGGCCAGGGTCTTAGTTTTATTTTTTGGAATATGAAAACTATGGATTTCCCTTTTATAGGAGGCCGTGTAAAACCAGATGTATTAACTGAAAATATTGCGAAAAACTTAAACTGCAAATTGATTGTTAACGAAACATCATCAAAACAAAAGGCGTGGGACAATGTAAAGGAACTTATAGACAAAGGTCAAATAACAGGTTTGAAACTGGATTCTTATTATCTTGAATATTTTTCTGAACCTATCCATTTTGCAGGACATTATGTTGCAATTTATGGTTATGATGATAAGTATGCTTTTTTAGTTGACACAAAACCAAACGGGTGTAAAGTTAAAACATCATTAAAAAGTTTATCCCTGGCAAGGTCTGAAAAAGGGCCGATGTCATCAAAAAATTTGTATTACACTTTACAAAAAACTGATAAAAATTTTGATTTAAATACAGCCATTATTGCTGCAATCAGAAATAATGCAAATGAATATCTCAATCCGCCAATTTCTAATATTTCCTATAAAGGGATTTTTAAAACAAGTTCTGAAATAATTAAATGGTTCAAACAAAGCAAAAATATTAAAAATGAGTTTAAAACTTCAGCCATGCTTATGGAAAAAGCAGGAACAGGCGGTGCTTTATTCAGGAATTTATACAGGGATTTTTTAAAAGAAAGTTATGAATTGATAAAGCTTGATAAAATAAAATCAGCACACCAGGCATTTGTTGAAATTGCCGGACTTTGGACTTCTGTTTCAGGTTTGTTCACTAAGGTCAGTCAGACAAAAAATATTCAATATATTCAGCAAGCATCTGATATTTTAAAAACAATATCAGCAAAAGAAAAAAGTGCAATGGAAATATTAGTGCAAATATAGCTGCCAATTTTTCTCATACAAAATGAATGATAATGAATTTAAGACTGGCCTTGCACGATTACGGGTACTTTTTAGTTTGACAAAGCAAAAAAGAATAGATATCTTTTAAATGAGGGTGGGGATTTCTGCAAAAATTCTGTACTTGAAATTAAGGATAAAATCTAATGCTGATAAAAAAAATCAAAATAGCTGTAGTTGGCACTTTTCCACCCAGAGAATGCGGAATAGGCACAATTAGCTCGATATATCGTAAAGCCGCATTTCTCAATTGAAGCGATGGAATACGTACCGGAGACAAAGAAGGTTCTGTATCACGGGACGATGAATAAAGGGAAGCGGCGGAACTTTGAGATATTCGAACGTGCGCCAAGGATGGCGCAGCTGGCGGCGGCCATGGATGGCCAGAGCCGCCACGGCGAATGATTTTCTTGCTGCTGTAACTTCCCACATCCCGAAATATAGACAACGGTATTTAAATTATTATGGCGAGTACTCGAGCCGCGCGAGGGCAAAAGAGAAAGAGTACGACGAGATGCCGCGGGAAGGTGCGTCCGTAGAGCAGCGTGAATATCGTAAGCGATGGGCGATGCTGATCCGAAAAGTGTACGAAGTTGATCCTCTCAAATGTCCTAAGTGCGGGAAGGAGATGCATATTGTCGAATACGTGCGCGAGGCGTATGCTTTCCTGTACAAGCAATGGCTCGTTTCCATTAATGCTTGGTACGAGGAGCCGAAGCGAGCACCGCCAGAACAGCCCGTTTTGGCCTTAACATATCATCCGATATCGGATGAAGCACACTATGAAGATGAATTCACTTCGGCGGGGCTCAGTGCAAGTGCCGATGCGTAACAGCAAACGGCAAAAGAGTGGTGTTGCCGCCGGAAATTAAATATCGGTGAATTCGGACGAAGAACCACGGATCGACGTTGGTAGGCGATGCGACACCGCTGGGACAGAGTTGGATTTGACAGGGATTTTGAGAAAAAAGCAGGAGAAGAAGGGGAGTACCACGATGAACCGGATTAACCGGATTTCATTGCCGATGTAATCTTGCTCATCCTGTTCATCCTGGTGACTCTGCTCTTCCGATGTTATCGGTTCTGAATATCTGGCCCGAAGTGAATTGCACATGCGCTTTGGTCCTTGTTGTCGCGGGAAAGAATATGTTGCTGAAAAGCGGTGAAAACGCGTGCGAGGCATCGGAAACGGTTGGATAGACATCGCGGAGGTAGGGTGGTGTATGCTAGAATGGGGTGACACGCGGTTGGAATTGACAGGAATTCGGCGGGTGGTATACTGGCATGTATGGGCGGTAAAAATGCAAAGTACTATCCCTTTTAAAACGGTTGGCAGACGGATACCGGCGGCAGATTTCATCACAACGGTCAAATTCCTTGAGACAGTAGTGGCGCTGCGCGGGACAAAACCGTTCATCCCCAAGGGAGTATACCGGTTCAAAACACACGAGGAGGCCCAGTCATGGTCCGAAAGGATGATGACACGCCCATCGGACGGTAAATCCGCACAGTAGCCCGGACGATACGCAAAGAACGCACACCCCTCCGTTGCTATCCTATCAGCACAGCAGTAAGATAGCTGATAAGGAGCTTGCCAATGAACTCGATATTCAGTACAGGGAATGCGTTCACCCCCGCAGGGAAGATGACCACTCGGTCTTCACGTGTAAGCGACGCGAGCCGGTTTTCCATCGGCTTTGAATGCCTCGACCGGAAGATGTTCGACGACAGGAAGATGTACCCGAACCTCGCGAACCTCGGTGTGAAATGGGCGCGCGTGCAGACGGGATGGTCTCAGTGCGAGAAAGAAAAAGGCGTTTTCGATTTCGCCTGGCTCGATGCCATCGTCGATACGCTTCTTTCCATCGGCATTCAGCCGTGGTTCAACTGTACCTACGGCAATCAGCTCTATACCCCGGAAGCGACGCATCAAACCGCCATCGGATGGACGCCGATGTACAAAGCCGAGGCCGCGGAAGGATGGGTGCGTTTCGTTGCACGGTTAGCGAAGCATTATAAAGGCCGCGTAACGCATTTTGAGATATGGAATGAACCGGACCTCAACGGGCATGCGCATTTCTGGCGGCCGTATACACGCGACCCGTTCAAGTATACCGAGCTCGTGAAGATAAGCGCTGCATCGATACGGAAAGCGAACCCCCAGGCATTCATCATCGGCGGGGCGTTCGCGCACGGCCTCGATACGTATGTCGAAGACTGCCTCAATTGCGGCATCGCGGACGTTTCCGACGCGATAACCTATCATTTCTACGGAAAGAACCCGGACGAGAAGTACGAGGACTATGCGAAGAAAGTGCGCGAGACGGTACACCGCCGGAGATCGATACCCGTATGGCAGGGCGAATCGGGCGTGCCGTCGGGTATGCAGACAGAACAGGCCATGGCTGGTATTCCGTGGACGGAGGAGGCGCAGGCGAAATGGCTGCTCCGCCGGTCGCTCCTGGATGTGATAAATAATACGCCGTTCATATCGTATTTCCACGCGGCGGATTTCTCGCATTACATCACCGATCGTTTCGTGGAGCATACGTATTATTACGGCGTGATGCGCGCGGACGGATCGATGAAGCCGTCGTTTCAGGCGTATCAGTCCATCTGCAGCTTGTTCGGTGACGCGACAAAGTACCGGGGGCATGAAGGCGGGTATCTGTTCGATGCGAACGGCGATATCAAAGGCGTCCCGGTGCATGCGTTCTTCCGCAATGGAAAAGGCTTGACCGTGTTCTGGAAGGGGGTCGATCTTCTTGAGCCGTATGCGCCGCCCAACGTATCGATACGCATACCGCATGAGCATGCGACGGGAATGACGGACCCGGTCATCATCGACACGATAACGCAGGAGGTGTTCCGTATCACGAAAAAAG is part of the Spirochaetota bacterium genome and encodes:
- a CDS encoding cellulase family glycosylhydrolase; amino-acid sequence: MNSIFSTGNAFTPAGKMTTRSSRVSDASRFSIGFECLDRKMFDDRKMYPNLANLGVKWARVQTGWSQCEKEKGVFDFAWLDAIVDTLLSIGIQPWFNCTYGNQLYTPEATHQTAIGWTPMYKAEAAEGWVRFVARLAKHYKGRVTHFEIWNEPDLNGHAHFWRPYTRDPFKYTELVKISAASIRKANPQAFIIGGAFAHGLDTYVEDCLNCGIADVSDAITYHFYGKNPDEKYEDYAKKVRETVHRRRSIPVWQGESGVPSGMQTEQAMAGIPWTEEAQAKWLLRRSLLDVINNTPFISYFHAADFSHYITDRFVEHTYYYGVMRADGSMKPSFQAYQSICSLFGDATKYRGHEGGYLFDANGDIKGVPVHAFFRNGKGLTVFWKGVDLLEPYAPPNVSIRIPHEHATGMTDPVIIDTITQEVFRITKKEKREREWVFSDIPLIDYPIIITDATTVL
- a CDS encoding RNA polymerase sigma factor, with protein sequence MGTPNTIPAVPADDIILISGIRQNNMRCYRLFQEKYFGYIRHLFGQWVNDTSDAEELSCDVLAKVIGAIERYDPARGSLKLWIYVIAINTRNDYLRRLAAAEEAVATVSLDEPVTSGSDILRIDMLADNNTGSSDLPPSSYADNPGLQAAQAVINALPIDHRYILQLYSDGYTSSEIAQAIEKPAGTVRSICSRLIATIRSAYE
- a CDS encoding BtrH N-terminal domain-containing protein, which encodes MVIENVKSFEGQHCETTATGTLLYQLNIEFSEPMLFGLGQGLSFIFWNMKTMDFPFIGGRVKPDVLTENIAKNLNCKLIVNETSSKQKAWDNVKELIDKGQITGLKLDSYYLEYFSEPIHFAGHYVAIYGYDDKYAFLVDTKPNGCKVKTSLKSLSLARSEKGPMSSKNLYYTLQKTDKNFDLNTAIIAAIRNNANEYLNPPISNISYKGIFKTSSEIIKWFKQSKNIKNEFKTSAMLMEKAGTGGALFRNLYRDFLKESYELIKLDKIKSAHQAFVEIAGLWTSVSGLFTKVSQTKNIQYIQQASDILKTISAKEKSAMEILVQI